The DNA region CAGTGTTGCTGAGGGTAACTGGGAATGGCGCTATCAAGCAGGAGCTTTGACACAAGAATTAGGCGATCGCTTGAAAGTTCTTACCAGACTTAATGGACGCGCCCCGGAAAGGCAATAAGGCAGGGGGGCAGGGGGAGATGAGGGAGCAGGGGGAGATGAGGGGGACAAGGGAGAACTATTGAACAAGTTTCTTTCTTGTCTCTTTCCCATGCCCAATGCCCAATGCCCAATGCCCCATACCCAATGCCCAATGCCCCATATTTCAAAACTTAGGTTTTGCAGCAATTCTAACTTCTTCCTCTTTCCCCGGTTCTCCCATTTCTTTGGCTTTCTCTTGATTGATGCTCATTAACACGCCACCAGCATTATCAGTTTTCACTGTGAGTTGCTGTTGGGCTTTCCAAATCCGGTGAGTTCCCTCTGGGAGAGTACCCTCAAACTCGGTTTTACCATCAGCTACTACGCGAATCCAAGATGACGCTTTTAAGGTGACACCAATCTGTACAGCCTTTCCCTGTTGGACGGCGCTAAGGGTATCGTTAACTGATTGAACCTCCACTGACTCTTTTACTTGGGCTATTTCTGGTTTAACAATGGACTTTTGTTTTGGGGATGGCTGATTTTGATTATTACTTGTACTTGCTTGTAGTACTGCGTTATTTAATAACTGAGATAAGCCATTTACAGAGCATACAATTAGCAATATGTAAAGAAAGTAAAGATGAATCGGACGTAGTTGATTAAGGGGTGAATTATTCTCTATACCTTGAGGATTCACTTGTGCAGAACTAATCGGAAAAGTGCCAGAAAACTCTACTCCATTCAAGCCTAGTGCATCGGCAAATTGCCTGATTAAACCCTGTATATAGACTGGTTCTGGCAGATCGTTTAAATTACCTTCTTCGATCGCCTGCAATAATCGCTGGGGAATCCTAGTTAATGCAACCATTTGCTCTAGAGATAATCCCTGTTCTTGACGCAATGCCCAAAGTTGAGCGCCCATTTCTGCCAATTTTTCGGCTCGTTGTTGCTCTAATGAAATTGATGGCTGGTTATTATTCTTCTTTCTTAGCCATTTCATGCCTACTGACACTCCTTAACTCCACAGAATCAATAATTAGGTTGTGTTATCTGATCTTGCAAAAAGTGAATTTCATGATTTTTGAGGGAACGATATTTACCTTCTGACAAAAAAGGTTCTTTTGGAGTTTGTAATTGAATTGCGCCGATAGCAGTCCGATGCAGCTTGATTACTGGGTATCCTAACTGTTGAGCTATCCGGCGAATTTGGCGATTTCTTCCCTCCTGCAACACTATTTCTAAAAAGCTTTGCTCGCCACAATGTTCTATTAGCTGTACCTTAGCGGGTCTGGTTTTTCTACCCTCCAACATCACACCCTGACGCCACATTTTCAGAACTGTTTCTGGAGGGTGTCCTTCTACCAAAACACGATATTTTTTGGAAATGCTGTGGCGAGGATGGGTTAGTCCAAATGTTAGATTTCCGTCATTGGTCAGGATTAATGCTCCTGTAGAATCTGCATCTAAGCGTCCAACTGGATGAATACCTGTACCCTCCCGTAATTCTTTCGGTAGTAGATCCAGGACTGTTGGTCTACGGTGAGGGTCGTAGCAAGTCGAAACCACACCTGCTGGTTTGTGTAGCAATAAATATATTAAAGCCGGACGCTGCTTTTTAGATACAGGCTTACCATCAATAGCGATCGCATCTTTTTCGGGATCAATTTTTTGACCTAAATGTGCTAACGCCCCATTTATCCGCACCCGCGAGTGCCTAATCATTTCTTCGGCTTCACGACGTGAGGCGATACCCCATTGAGCGAGAATTTTTTGTAACCGTGCCTCCATGTGGAATTGCTTATTTACTGTTAACAATTAAATGATATTTGCATTTTGTAGCCAGTAGACATAAATGTTACATTTAAGACTTATTTAATTTCTGTTCGGTTGTTAAGTAAATATTCATAAACAGATTCCTTAGATGCCAGAGCAAAATTTTCAGACAACACATACTAATAAAATACGCATAATTACGCAGGTACTCACAACAGCCCTAAAGCTCTGGTTGAGAGCGCAAGTGAGCCAAATATCGGACTTAGAAGTAGAAATTAAAGCGAGCGATCGCCAAATTCTCTCTGGGCGTATCCCGTCGGTATCTATTTTTGCTACTGATGCAGTTTATCAAGGTCTCCTAATTACAAAAATTCAATTAATAGCGGAAAATATTCGCATAAATATTGGCTCGGTACTCAAAGGAAAACCGCTACGACTGTTAGAAACAGTACCAGTAGTTGGCGATTTGATCGTAGACGAGAAGGATCTTAATGCTTCTCTCTCATCTAACTTATTATCGACTGCTTTGAGTGATTTACTGGTTAAAGTTTTACCAAGAGATTGCCCAAAGTCACAACCAATAAATTGGCAAGAAATTATTCTTGATAACAACCAAATTATACTGCGAGGTATGAGAGTAACCAATAGTGAAACAACTCCTCTAGAGATTTGTCTAAGCTTACAATTACTTAGTGGGCATGAGTTGCAACTGGCACATATAAAAATCAAGTCCGACCAAGGGGATATATTAGAGGACAATGATGAACACAATCTGGATCTTGGTTCAGATGTCGATATCCAAGAATTAACCCTGATCCCAGGCAAGCTAGTGTGTCGTGGGCGAATTAACGTTAACCCTTGATGATGACGAATTAAACAATGCTAATAAGTAGGTAGGCGTGAAAATTCATAACTACCTCATTACGAGTGAAACGTTCGCGGAGCGTCTCGTAGAGAAGCAATCGCAAAGGTTTTGAGCATTTTATATTTCGTTACATAGTTAGGTTTGTTTATGCCCACCTATTTACATTATTTTAACGAACTTTGGGGGTTTAAGTCCCCAGCAAGATAGGCAGCACGTTTTGTGTCGGGGTCTAAATCCCCGTCACAAAACGTAATTGCGAATTGCGTTAGCGAGGAACGAGCGTCATTGCGAATTGCGAATTGGTTTAAATGATCTAGCGCCTTTGAGGGGATGAGGACGACAAGGGGACAATCCCCCCCTTCGTTACTATCCCGCCTCGGAATAAATTCCAAGGCTAATAGCTTAAGTCCTCTCAAGAGGACTAAATAAGAATTTCAGTCCACTTAAGTGGACTTTAGCTATTAGCCCGGAACTTAAGTTCCGGGCGGGATATGGGTCAGTGCAATAGTTTAACTGTTACAAAAAACCACTACAGTAGCGGCAACAATAGTGTCATAAAATAATATACCAACGGAGCAGTGAAAATATAACTATCAGTACGGTCTAAAATACCACCGTGTCCAGGGATTAACTGCCCAGAATCTTTGACTCCAGCATCTCGCTTCAGCATAGATTCGGTAAGATCCCCCAAAAGACTAGCAATGCCAATCAGCAAACCCAATGCTAAACCAGTGAAGGGGGATCTGGGCAAGTGTAAATAATAGGCTCCTGCTATGGCTACAGCAATACTTGAAGTAATGCCAAAGACAGCACCTTCTACAGTTTTTTTCGGGCTAATATCAGACAGACGGGTTTTCCCAAAAAATTTGCCAATAGTGTAAGCGCCGATATCGGCTGCCCAAATACACAAAAAAGTTAGCAGTGTTGCTGTAAAACCTTGTGGTAAAGAAGCAGAATTTGCCTTTTCCCAAAAATCTGTCCACGTTGTAGGCCAATAACCTCCGAAAGGAAGATTGCTAAAAGCAGCAGTATCAATTGCTCGTAATCGCACCCAGTAACTTGGCAAATAACCTACGTAAAATAGCCCCATAATAGAAGCGGAAACATCAGCGATCGTGGCAAATTTTGGCTGAAACAGCAGGTAAAAACAAATAAGTGTGCCAGCTATTGGCATCACAGCCTCAGCTAAACTGCCATCAAGGGTACAAATTACCAGCAGAATTTGGCTGACAGCCATAGTAGTTTTAGCGGCGGGAGCGATGCCTCTGGCTCGTACTAAATTAAAATATTCCTGTTGACCCAAAAAGATGATAACCGC from Nostoc commune NIES-4072 includes:
- a CDS encoding helix-turn-helix domain-containing protein, with product MKWLRKKNNNQPSISLEQQRAEKLAEMGAQLWALRQEQGLSLEQMVALTRIPQRLLQAIEEGNLNDLPEPVYIQGLIRQFADALGLNGVEFSGTFPISSAQVNPQGIENNSPLNQLRPIHLYFLYILLIVCSVNGLSQLLNNAVLQASTSNNQNQPSPKQKSIVKPEIAQVKESVEVQSVNDTLSAVQQGKAVQIGVTLKASSWIRVVADGKTEFEGTLPEGTHRIWKAQQQLTVKTDNAGGVLMSINQEKAKEMGEPGKEEEVRIAAKPKF
- a CDS encoding pseudouridine synthase — its product is MEARLQKILAQWGIASRREAEEMIRHSRVRINGALAHLGQKIDPEKDAIAIDGKPVSKKQRPALIYLLLHKPAGVVSTCYDPHRRPTVLDLLPKELREGTGIHPVGRLDADSTGALILTNDGNLTFGLTHPRHSISKKYRVLVEGHPPETVLKMWRQGVMLEGRKTRPAKVQLIEHCGEQSFLEIVLQEGRNRQIRRIAQQLGYPVIKLHRTAIGAIQLQTPKEPFLSEGKYRSLKNHEIHFLQDQITQPNY
- a CDS encoding LmeA family phospholipid-binding protein, which gives rise to MPEQNFQTTHTNKIRIITQVLTTALKLWLRAQVSQISDLEVEIKASDRQILSGRIPSVSIFATDAVYQGLLITKIQLIAENIRINIGSVLKGKPLRLLETVPVVGDLIVDEKDLNASLSSNLLSTALSDLLVKVLPRDCPKSQPINWQEIILDNNQIILRGMRVTNSETTPLEICLSLQLLSGHELQLAHIKIKSDQGDILEDNDEHNLDLGSDVDIQELTLIPGKLVCRGRINVNP
- a CDS encoding phosphatidate cytidylyltransferase translates to MPWSRIISGIVAIALALSATLLGGWYFTIIFAVIIFLGQQEYFNLVRARGIAPAAKTTMAVSQILLVICTLDGSLAEAVMPIAGTLICFYLLFQPKFATIADVSASIMGLFYVGYLPSYWVRLRAIDTAAFSNLPFGGYWPTTWTDFWEKANSASLPQGFTATLLTFLCIWAADIGAYTIGKFFGKTRLSDISPKKTVEGAVFGITSSIAVAIAGAYYLHLPRSPFTGLALGLLIGIASLLGDLTESMLKRDAGVKDSGQLIPGHGGILDRTDSYIFTAPLVYYFMTLLLPLL